A window of Chitinophaga sp. MM2321 contains these coding sequences:
- a CDS encoding glycosyl hydrolase family 95 catalytic domain-containing protein: MMITTRKEFLKLAGLSIAGAALPLHVFSTGNRLAAQRLKSAFDPKTGTWDIQWPGRISQYDLVYLSPPVDPMQGIPLGNGDVGALCWCEDSKIIIAVNKCDLWDDAKPDASNNWKNEKEDHYTTLRHACRIIIDFKLPVFNTLYLSGFKGRLDLAGASLSLDGSSPFGTVHLKAFIDHSSGVLSCELGSSLNENVPLQVSVERFGSRTFSGWYSQINRDAAVGLPGSEAFADDDSVYITQKLSGGTFAVGGTVIKTNGLKVDYQREHSRNATISLSGNAKKEAQLAFAVTSPEDGPTATFKAMLSQVRKTDAGSLHSNHLAAWKAIWNCSFMDYGDDYLNNLWHLTMYYANASQGGKYPGRFINGLWGWDRDVQNWNYYFHWNQQQLYWPLNAAGYHELVKPYLDYRFNSLPYAKKDARDIYHAPGAFIADVTNRNGYNSPNTSENHTPVAEIALDFWRQYKYTNDAIFLKEKALPFILEAARFFESLFVKESDGLYHAKEGTGYEGWIKLKDGLTELAYGMAIFSTALQALKAAGKHTAEAKKWEEMLKNMAPLPVVKASEGLIIAEGAGYKINWGLYKGRPVPADGITAAGWGIKEKKWLNTYFKIGDPAYGYFPEDDPAYSSLSKRNGLKLLDGIFPSVPSSPVFPSGLIGLSQKDNSLFKTMVTTTLLYGPECTGWDPVPIVMARLGLADDLAIDLSNFPERWQIYCNGWGHWGMEGEIRKDNELFFRKNMVKDVAAPEKERFPFPMWPFRHTSMESMSVLATAMNESLLQSHDDVVRIAPAFAANKSGRFTLHAQGGFIVSSEIKSGEVQWICIKSKSGETCRIKLPWAKATAKSSLNNLNYPVSGDIAALKTKPGEVIVIVPEGVNTADWSHTSENPSANEVVKYHASGKSQLGLPRIF; this comes from the coding sequence ATGATGATCACTACCCGAAAAGAATTTCTGAAACTGGCAGGTCTCAGCATAGCAGGAGCCGCCTTGCCACTACACGTTTTTTCTACCGGAAACCGCCTGGCAGCCCAGCGGTTGAAATCAGCCTTTGACCCGAAAACAGGCACCTGGGATATTCAATGGCCCGGGAGGATATCCCAGTACGACCTGGTATACCTGAGTCCTCCGGTTGATCCTATGCAGGGCATCCCGTTAGGTAATGGGGATGTGGGTGCGCTGTGCTGGTGCGAAGATTCAAAAATAATTATTGCAGTCAACAAATGTGACCTGTGGGACGATGCAAAACCTGATGCATCCAATAACTGGAAGAACGAAAAAGAGGATCACTATACTACATTAAGACATGCCTGCCGCATTATTATCGATTTCAAATTACCGGTTTTTAATACCTTATATCTTTCCGGGTTTAAAGGTCGGCTGGATCTTGCCGGCGCTTCGCTGAGCCTTGATGGCAGCAGCCCATTCGGAACGGTGCATCTGAAAGCTTTCATAGACCATAGCTCCGGCGTACTTTCCTGCGAACTGGGAAGCAGTTTAAATGAAAATGTACCGTTGCAGGTGTCAGTAGAACGCTTTGGTTCGAGAACTTTCTCTGGTTGGTATAGTCAGATCAACCGGGATGCAGCTGTCGGGCTGCCGGGCTCCGAAGCATTTGCAGATGATGACAGTGTTTATATCACGCAAAAGTTGTCAGGTGGCACATTCGCAGTTGGTGGAACTGTCATTAAAACAAATGGCTTAAAAGTAGATTACCAAAGGGAGCATTCCAGGAATGCTACTATTTCGCTGAGCGGCAATGCTAAAAAAGAGGCGCAGCTCGCGTTTGCAGTAACATCTCCGGAAGACGGACCCACAGCCACATTCAAAGCGATGTTATCACAGGTACGGAAAACAGACGCCGGCTCCCTCCACAGTAACCACCTGGCCGCATGGAAAGCAATCTGGAACTGTTCCTTCATGGATTATGGGGACGATTATTTAAATAATCTGTGGCACCTGACCATGTACTATGCCAACGCTTCACAGGGCGGTAAATACCCCGGTAGATTCATTAACGGGTTATGGGGATGGGACCGGGATGTACAAAACTGGAACTATTATTTTCACTGGAATCAACAACAGCTTTACTGGCCGCTGAATGCCGCAGGTTATCACGAGCTTGTAAAGCCTTACCTGGATTACAGGTTTAATTCACTGCCGTACGCAAAAAAGGATGCACGGGATATATATCATGCTCCCGGTGCCTTTATTGCGGATGTTACAAACAGAAACGGATATAATTCCCCTAACACATCAGAAAATCATACCCCTGTAGCTGAAATAGCATTAGACTTTTGGCGGCAATATAAATACACAAACGACGCAATATTCCTTAAAGAAAAAGCCCTGCCCTTTATTCTTGAAGCGGCTAGATTTTTTGAATCACTTTTTGTAAAAGAAAGTGATGGATTATACCATGCTAAAGAAGGTACCGGTTATGAAGGCTGGATAAAATTGAAAGATGGTCTTACTGAACTGGCGTATGGGATGGCCATTTTCTCAACGGCACTGCAAGCTCTGAAAGCAGCAGGCAAGCATACCGCGGAGGCAAAGAAGTGGGAAGAGATGTTAAAGAATATGGCGCCACTCCCTGTTGTAAAGGCTTCCGAAGGGCTAATCATCGCGGAAGGGGCGGGGTATAAAATTAACTGGGGTCTTTATAAAGGGCGTCCGGTTCCTGCAGACGGGATCACCGCAGCCGGTTGGGGTATTAAAGAAAAAAAATGGCTCAATACTTATTTTAAAATCGGCGATCCTGCATATGGTTATTTTCCGGAAGATGACCCGGCATATTCATCCCTTAGTAAAAGAAACGGACTAAAGCTGCTGGACGGCATATTCCCAAGCGTTCCATCTTCACCTGTTTTCCCATCCGGCCTGATAGGGTTATCTCAAAAAGATAACAGCCTGTTTAAAACGATGGTAACTACCACCCTTTTATATGGCCCTGAATGCACAGGATGGGACCCTGTTCCGATAGTAATGGCCAGGTTGGGCCTTGCAGATGATCTGGCGATTGATCTCAGCAATTTCCCGGAACGGTGGCAGATCTACTGCAATGGCTGGGGCCATTGGGGTATGGAAGGTGAGATTAGAAAAGATAACGAGTTGTTTTTCAGAAAAAACATGGTAAAGGATGTAGCTGCACCGGAAAAAGAAAGATTCCCTTTTCCAATGTGGCCGTTCCGTCATACCTCTATGGAATCCATGTCGGTACTCGCTACTGCAATGAACGAATCACTACTCCAAAGTCATGATGATGTGGTAAGGATAGCGCCTGCTTTTGCTGCTAATAAATCCGGACGGTTTACGTTGCATGCACAGGGCGGCTTCATCGTTTCTTCCGAAATTAAATCAGGAGAGGTTCAATGGATCTGTATTAAAAGTAAATCGGGAGAAACCTGCCGGATAAAGCTACCATGGGCAAAAGCAACTGCAAAATCCAGTTTGAATAATCTTAACTACCCCGTTAGTGGAGACATAGCAGCACTAAAAACCAAGCCAGGGGAAGTCATTGTAATTGTTCCGGAAGGTGTAAACACGGCAGACTGGTCTCATACCAGCGAAAATCCATCTGCCAACGAAGTTGTCAAATATCATGCATCAGGAAAATCGCAATTAGGTCTTCCGAGAATATTTTAA
- a CDS encoding RagB/SusD family nutrient uptake outer membrane protein, protein MKKINMLKAAGAIIFLLICSACSKDLLNKNPLDKVSSETFWKSDVDVQMAVAGCYDRLRGGGFGGSSLNYQRGYLDGLSDVGYVYWGLLSISDMSIGNISTSSEAVSIVYNSCYKGIASCNFFLDNVDKATSVSAAKMNQYKGEIKFLRALWYFDLVNCFGGVPLYKTAPESADAAKVAKSSAADVFKFIEEDLDFAISNLQDEAYTDGHAVKGSAMALKTRVLLYQEKWEAAATLAKQIMTSGKFSISNDYRDLFLKAGQKNNPEIMFSCKYLSPDAHSTYGMNIEYTAHVFYRQNFMDAFECIDGKSIKESPLYNAADPFSKRDPRFYYTIRLPGQDWPGFYTYATFNPTGVQNRKYIDTSIEGNYANAYRNDWDFVLLRYADVVLMYAEAQNEASGPDASIYSAINEVRSRPGVNMPSIDQSKYKTKELVRDYIRHEREIEFPIEGIRYFDLKRWHIAHTLLPTIKDAGGNFLVFDQRQYLWPFPQSELDNNDKLEQNPGY, encoded by the coding sequence AGCGGGCTGCTACGACCGGCTGAGAGGTGGCGGCTTTGGTGGAAGTTCTTTAAATTATCAAAGGGGATATTTGGACGGACTAAGTGACGTTGGCTACGTATATTGGGGCTTACTCAGTATCTCCGATATGAGCATTGGCAATATCAGTACCAGCAGTGAAGCCGTAAGCATTGTTTATAACAGCTGTTATAAAGGCATTGCTTCCTGTAATTTCTTCCTGGATAATGTAGACAAGGCGACCTCTGTCAGCGCAGCTAAAATGAACCAGTATAAAGGAGAAATAAAGTTCCTGCGGGCGTTATGGTATTTTGACCTGGTAAATTGCTTTGGGGGTGTACCACTGTATAAAACAGCGCCGGAAAGTGCAGATGCCGCTAAAGTAGCCAAAAGTAGTGCCGCAGATGTTTTCAAATTTATAGAAGAAGATCTGGACTTTGCCATTTCCAATTTGCAGGATGAGGCCTATACAGATGGGCATGCCGTAAAAGGCAGTGCTATGGCACTAAAGACCAGGGTATTGTTATACCAGGAAAAATGGGAAGCAGCTGCTACACTGGCAAAACAAATCATGACTTCCGGTAAATTCAGTATCAGTAATGATTACCGGGACCTGTTCCTGAAAGCCGGACAGAAAAACAACCCGGAAATAATGTTTTCCTGCAAATACCTTAGTCCCGATGCACATAGTACTTACGGGATGAATATTGAATATACCGCCCACGTATTCTACCGTCAGAATTTTATGGATGCCTTTGAATGTATAGATGGAAAGTCTATCAAGGAATCACCGTTATACAATGCAGCTGATCCTTTTTCAAAGCGCGATCCCAGGTTTTATTACACGATCAGGCTCCCGGGTCAGGATTGGCCGGGGTTCTACACGTATGCTACCTTTAATCCAACCGGGGTACAAAACCGGAAATATATTGATACTTCCATTGAAGGTAACTATGCAAATGCTTATCGTAATGATTGGGATTTTGTACTCCTCCGTTATGCCGACGTTGTTTTGATGTATGCAGAAGCACAGAACGAAGCAAGTGGTCCGGATGCCAGCATTTATAGTGCCATTAACGAGGTTAGATCCCGCCCTGGTGTAAATATGCCTTCCATCGATCAATCAAAATATAAAACAAAAGAACTGGTAAGGGATTATATCCGTCACGAAAGAGAAATAGAATTTCCGATAGAAGGTATACGGTATTTCGATCTGAAACGCTGGCACATTGCACATACACTGCTACCTACGATCAAAGATGCAGGCGGTAATTTCCTGGTATTTGATCAAAGACAGTATCTCTGGCCGTTCCCACAATCCGAACTGGATAATAACGATAAACTGGAACAGAATCCCGGCTATTGA